From the Candidatus Peribacteria bacterium genome, one window contains:
- a CDS encoding heavy metal-binding domain-containing protein, producing MIITTTPSIEGKHIESYLGVITGEAIVGVNVFRDIFASIRDIVGGRTQSYERVLDETRALAQKDLVDAAAELGADAIVGVDIDYEVLGQANGMLMVSISGTAVKLK from the coding sequence ATGATCATCACCACCACCCCATCCATCGAAGGCAAACACATCGAATCGTACCTTGGCGTGATTACCGGCGAAGCGATTGTCGGTGTAAACGTCTTCCGCGATATCTTCGCCTCTATCCGCGACATCGTGGGCGGCCGCACACAGTCGTACGAAAGAGTCCTCGACGAAACCCGCGCGCTTGCACAGAAAGATCTGGTCGATGCCGCAGCCGAATTAGGCGCCGACGCGATTGTGGGCGTCGACATTGATTACGAAGTCCTCGGTCAGGCCAACGGCATGCTGATGGTGTCTATTTCAGGAACGGCGGTAAAGCTGAAATAA
- a CDS encoding ComEC family competence protein, producing the protein MDQTRTVPVKSSTVAYVFLGSFLVSVLALQWWQKTSYPLELWIILGILGLFGTVGILLKKGVIASIILAATIAISLALFTVSRTTHIPSQTTIDTYATGKTATIHGIIADAPDDRQIFIRYTVDATDVQLFATGAVIPVTGKILVTDRRHWPRYRYGDSVMIKGIVDLPKNSETFAYDNYLSRFGIYTTMRASVIEQISEGHKNPVMAGLIRLREAFEAQINRVFPEPQASFLAGLLTGSRRGMPDHLTDAFKATGLSHIVAISGFNITIIITIISGALFFLPLKWRFMPAVVTIILFTLFVGASASVARASIMGILGLFALQTGRLKNIRLLIAWTAFFMLLWNPKLLWYDAGFQLSFLAVIGLSETAPILERWLKRIPNVLGVREALTVTIAAQVFAMPWVVLQFGTLSLISPLANILVAPLIPFAMLCGFLGTVISIVSLPVGQLTGFVAWGCMELILLIATTLARIPFASLTLPKIGVAIVGLYYVLIITGLITLHGRTIRSYLSSVIKILRV; encoded by the coding sequence ATGGATCAGACTCGCACAGTACCGGTAAAATCCTCGACGGTCGCTTACGTCTTTCTTGGAAGCTTTCTCGTATCCGTGTTGGCGCTGCAGTGGTGGCAAAAAACATCCTATCCATTGGAACTTTGGATCATCCTCGGAATCCTCGGACTCTTCGGAACCGTCGGCATCCTTTTGAAGAAAGGCGTCATCGCCAGCATCATTCTTGCAGCAACAATAGCCATCAGCCTCGCACTCTTCACCGTCTCCCGCACCACCCACATCCCCTCGCAAACAACAATCGATACCTATGCAACAGGAAAGACCGCCACCATCCACGGCATCATCGCTGACGCCCCCGATGACCGGCAGATTTTTATCCGCTACACCGTTGATGCAACCGATGTGCAGCTCTTTGCGACTGGCGCCGTGATTCCCGTCACCGGAAAAATCCTCGTAACCGACAGACGTCACTGGCCGCGCTACCGGTACGGCGACAGTGTAATGATCAAAGGAATAGTGGATCTCCCGAAAAACAGCGAAACCTTTGCCTACGACAACTACCTAAGCCGCTTTGGGATCTACACCACCATGCGTGCATCGGTGATCGAACAAATATCTGAAGGTCACAAAAATCCCGTCATGGCCGGACTGATCCGTCTGCGCGAAGCATTCGAAGCACAGATCAACCGCGTGTTCCCGGAACCACAGGCCTCGTTCCTCGCAGGGCTCCTGACGGGTAGCCGTCGCGGGATGCCAGACCATCTGACCGATGCATTCAAGGCAACGGGTCTCTCGCACATCGTCGCGATTTCGGGATTCAATATCACAATTATTATCACGATCATTTCCGGTGCCCTGTTCTTCCTGCCGCTCAAGTGGCGGTTTATGCCGGCTGTCGTCACCATCATTCTTTTTACGCTCTTCGTCGGCGCAAGCGCCTCTGTAGCAAGAGCCTCGATCATGGGCATTCTCGGACTCTTTGCACTGCAGACAGGACGCTTAAAAAACATCCGCCTGCTTATTGCGTGGACCGCGTTTTTCATGCTGCTCTGGAACCCCAAACTCCTCTGGTACGACGCCGGATTCCAGCTCTCGTTTCTGGCGGTCATCGGCCTTTCTGAAACAGCACCCATTCTCGAACGATGGCTCAAAAGAATTCCCAATGTCCTCGGTGTCCGGGAAGCACTCACTGTCACCATCGCCGCTCAGGTCTTTGCGATGCCATGGGTTGTGCTGCAGTTTGGGACACTGTCTCTCATTTCTCCTCTCGCCAATATTCTCGTCGCCCCGCTCATTCCGTTTGCAATGCTCTGTGGATTCCTGGGAACCGTCATCAGCATCGTCTCACTCCCCGTCGGACAGCTGACCGGGTTTGTGGCGTGGGGATGCATGGAATTGATTCTCTTGATAGCCACCACTCTCGCCCGCATCCCATTCGCATCTCTCACACTTCCAAAAATCGGAGTGGCAATAGTCGGGCTCTATTACGTCCTGATCATTACAGGATTGATTACCCTGCACGGGCGAACAATCCGATCATATCTCTCATCAGTCATCAAAATCCTCCGAGTGTGA
- a CDS encoding class I SAM-dependent rRNA methyltransferase: MSTYPTLRLKPEREASVLNRHHAIYRTSFDRAPDVPNGSIAEIQTSEGDFLCYATINTRAYICGRAIAFEPGDPLMTLRRTMKSAIELRNQFFSSADTTAYRLINAEGDGVPGLIVDRYGDVIVLQLTTLGMDKMRAWIINTIADLTGATLIYEKSTSQSRKNEGLEPREQWLRGNGKTTIEIQERGVKFQIDLTGSQKTGFFLDQREMRSLVKQLAPGRTVLDCCSYVGGFALSALAGGAIAADAVDYDPEAIVKANQHRDLNNIDPSQFDAFDEDVFDFLRREPLPRPYDFIILDPPAFAKNAESLDLAKHKYTDMNRMAIKALPPGGLLLTCSCSFQITPDILQTIVFHAARQANRSVRILQRHHLAYDHPVNIYYPETDYLKSLLLWVE; this comes from the coding sequence GTGAGCACCTATCCGACTCTCCGGCTGAAACCCGAACGCGAGGCATCCGTGTTAAACCGGCACCATGCCATTTACCGGACATCGTTTGACCGGGCTCCGGATGTGCCGAACGGTTCGATTGCAGAAATCCAAACAAGCGAAGGTGATTTCCTCTGCTACGCCACCATCAATACGCGCGCCTACATTTGCGGACGTGCGATTGCCTTTGAACCGGGAGATCCTTTGATGACGCTGCGCCGCACCATGAAAAGCGCGATAGAACTGCGCAATCAATTCTTCTCAAGCGCAGACACAACGGCCTATCGCCTGATTAATGCCGAAGGTGACGGCGTCCCGGGGCTGATTGTCGATAGATACGGCGATGTGATTGTGCTGCAGCTCACGACACTCGGAATGGATAAGATGCGGGCATGGATTATCAACACGATTGCAGACCTGACAGGGGCTACGCTCATCTACGAAAAGTCGACCAGTCAGAGCCGCAAGAATGAAGGACTGGAACCGCGCGAGCAGTGGCTGCGCGGAAACGGGAAGACGACAATCGAGATACAGGAACGCGGCGTGAAGTTTCAGATTGATCTGACCGGTAGCCAGAAGACAGGCTTCTTTCTGGATCAGCGCGAGATGCGTTCGCTTGTAAAACAGCTAGCTCCCGGCCGGACTGTGCTTGATTGCTGCAGTTACGTGGGAGGCTTCGCCCTCTCCGCTCTCGCCGGAGGCGCCATTGCCGCAGATGCCGTCGACTACGATCCGGAAGCCATTGTGAAAGCCAACCAGCATCGTGATCTGAACAACATCGACCCCTCACAATTCGACGCATTTGATGAAGATGTCTTCGATTTCCTCCGCCGCGAACCCCTCCCCCGCCCATACGACTTTATTATTCTCGATCCACCAGCGTTTGCAAAAAACGCCGAATCGCTCGATCTTGCGAAGCACAAATACACGGACATGAACCGCATGGCCATTAAAGCTCTGCCTCCCGGCGGATTACTCCTTACCTGTTCGTGTTCGTTTCAAATTACCCCAGACATTCTGCAAACCATCGTCTTCCACGCCGCGCGACAGGCGAACCGATCGGTCAGAATTCTGCAGCGTCATCACCTGGCGTACGATCATCCGGTGAATATTTATTATCCGGAGACGGATTACTTAAAGAGTTTATTGCTTTGGGTTGAATAG
- a CDS encoding IMP dehydrogenase — translation MAAKKSSSASSQIVMEGLTFDDLLLLPNYTTFPREQAELTTKLHSSITLKLPIISSPMDTVTETDMAIAMAQSGGLGIIHRNLQVDAQRKMVEVVKKAKVEDKTIASVDKQGRYLVGAAIGAGADMEERVKALVGAGVDVIVVDSGHGHSQYIMDCVTFIKKNYKNKVVVMAGNVATYDGAKAMMKAGADILRVGVGPGSICTTRVVTGMGVPQVTALMEVARAVKGSKVTFVADGGIRQMGDMAKALATGAAAVMLGSMLAGYEQSPGQKIKQGGVWYKQYRGMGSIGAMQKGGAERYGQNMKTEAKKLVAEGVEGLVAFKGDADDFLYQAAGALRSSFYYLGSKNIGEFHRKAKFVRITQASLQESHPHSLSAITDLGGAYRA, via the coding sequence ATGGCCGCCAAAAAATCCTCCTCCGCATCTTCACAGATCGTCATGGAAGGACTCACGTTTGATGATCTCCTGCTTCTTCCGAACTACACGACGTTCCCCCGCGAGCAGGCAGAACTCACTACCAAACTGCACTCTTCGATTACGCTCAAGCTGCCGATCATCTCTTCGCCGATGGATACCGTCACCGAGACGGATATGGCCATCGCCATGGCGCAGAGCGGGGGACTTGGGATCATTCACAGAAATCTTCAGGTGGATGCACAACGGAAAATGGTGGAGGTAGTGAAGAAGGCGAAGGTTGAAGACAAAACGATCGCCAGTGTCGACAAGCAGGGTCGCTATCTGGTCGGTGCGGCAATCGGTGCGGGTGCGGATATGGAAGAACGTGTGAAGGCATTGGTCGGTGCAGGCGTTGATGTTATTGTTGTTGATTCCGGACATGGCCACAGTCAGTACATCATGGACTGTGTCACGTTCATCAAGAAGAACTACAAGAATAAAGTTGTTGTCATGGCGGGCAACGTTGCGACCTACGACGGAGCCAAGGCAATGATGAAAGCAGGCGCTGACATCCTCCGCGTGGGCGTTGGCCCCGGCAGTATCTGCACAACCCGCGTTGTCACCGGCATGGGCGTCCCGCAGGTTACCGCTCTGATGGAAGTGGCTCGCGCTGTGAAAGGAAGCAAAGTCACCTTCGTCGCAGACGGCGGTATCCGCCAGATGGGCGACATGGCCAAGGCTCTCGCCACAGGCGCTGCAGCGGTCATGCTCGGTTCCATGCTTGCGGGCTACGAACAGTCGCCCGGTCAGAAGATCAAGCAGGGTGGTGTGTGGTACAAGCAGTACCGCGGCATGGGTTCTATTGGAGCCATGCAGAAGGGTGGTGCGGAACGCTACGGACAGAATATGAAGACGGAAGCCAAGAAGCTTGTGGCAGAAGGTGTGGAAGGTCTGGTTGCGTTCAAAGGCGATGCCGATGATTTCCTCTATCAGGCAGCGGGTGCACTGCGCTCATCGTTCTATTACCTGGGCAGCAAGAACATCGGGGAGTTCCACAGGAAGGCAAAGTTCGTGCGTATCACGCAGGCGAGTTTGCAGGAGAGTCATCCGCACAGCCTCAGTGCCATTACGGATCTCGGAGGGGCGTATAGAGCTTAA
- a CDS encoding dihydroorotate dehydrogenase electron transfer subunit, with the protein MAIQLQSQLPRTYRIKHIKQETEMVRTYTFDGSLGAKPGQFVMVWLPGVDENPMSVAYDDGAETKITFFAVGDMSEELAKCQVGDLVGLRGPFGTSYEWKPGQHIVLVAGGYGAAPMYFIAASTVGHGCTLEVIVGARGKEHLLYLEEFEKLPHVSLHIATNDGSVGYKGFNTEVLEKLLASCPVPEKGKKLKKGECDPIDQIFGCGPEMMLKRISEIAAAHNVPAQLSMERYMKCGFGLCGNCVIDPLGIRMCTEGPVVKNDVLLKLNEFGTYHRDDLGKKHEFGAK; encoded by the coding sequence ATGGCTATCCAGCTTCAATCACAGCTCCCGCGCACGTATCGCATCAAACACATCAAGCAGGAAACGGAGATGGTGCGGACCTATACGTTCGATGGATCGCTCGGTGCAAAACCGGGACAGTTCGTGATGGTGTGGCTTCCCGGAGTGGATGAAAATCCGATGAGCGTTGCGTATGACGATGGCGCGGAAACAAAGATTACCTTCTTCGCAGTCGGTGACATGTCGGAAGAGCTGGCAAAGTGTCAGGTAGGGGATTTGGTGGGGCTCCGCGGCCCGTTTGGAACGTCCTACGAGTGGAAACCCGGCCAGCACATTGTGCTCGTTGCAGGAGGTTATGGTGCGGCTCCCATGTACTTCATTGCAGCCAGTACAGTTGGTCACGGCTGTACCCTGGAAGTGATTGTTGGTGCGCGCGGCAAAGAGCATCTTCTGTACCTGGAAGAGTTTGAAAAACTGCCACACGTTTCCCTGCACATTGCGACCAACGATGGTTCCGTCGGATACAAGGGGTTCAATACCGAGGTACTGGAAAAACTGCTCGCGAGCTGTCCGGTACCCGAAAAGGGAAAGAAGCTGAAGAAGGGGGAATGTGATCCTATTGATCAGATTTTTGGGTGCGGACCGGAGATGATGCTCAAGCGCATTTCCGAGATTGCTGCCGCACACAATGTTCCGGCTCAGCTTTCTATGGAACGCTACATGAAGTGCGGATTCGGACTATGCGGAAACTGCGTGATTGATCCTCTGGGCATCCGTATGTGTACGGAGGGGCCGGTTGTGAAGAATGATGTTCTTCTGAAGCTCAATGAATTTGGGACATACCACCGTGATGACCTGGGAAAGAAGCATGAATTTGGTGCGAAGTAA
- a CDS encoding adenosine deaminase, whose amino-acid sequence MVTQSRPTKELAELHFHLGQSVEPHVLWSIAHEQGIKLPSKDYWEFYDLVTLNKETVTWEDYHSLFHLTELIQSSPVAMERTLYEVISGAYRVNNITLLEPGFNPLYRNREGERDLDQIILAALRGMERALAEFPQVRAGLMLMLDRRLPKEVNAIIVRKAIKYRSRGVVGIDIAGPLKKGEVFNYAEYADLYAEARANGLKTTVHTGEDGTAEEMNHVIDVLPLDRLNHGFRAYTDPALMKKVRDKNLTMCLCPTSNLSVGFIKDGAHLKEVLQTLWKNEVKFCINTDNPSMLRTNLTKEIDLLRQYDIFDEDQIDQLTRWAFECTFIPTEPGRNLYL is encoded by the coding sequence ATGGTTACGCAAAGCAGACCCACCAAGGAGCTAGCGGAGTTACATTTCCACCTCGGACAGTCGGTCGAGCCACACGTCTTGTGGTCTATTGCGCATGAGCAGGGTATTAAACTGCCATCCAAGGACTACTGGGAGTTTTACGATTTGGTCACCCTCAACAAGGAAACGGTGACATGGGAGGACTATCATTCCCTGTTCCACCTCACCGAACTTATTCAGAGCTCGCCGGTTGCGATGGAGCGGACGCTCTACGAAGTGATTTCCGGAGCGTACCGTGTAAATAACATCACATTGCTGGAACCGGGCTTTAACCCGCTCTACAGAAACCGGGAAGGAGAGCGTGATTTGGATCAGATTATCCTCGCCGCCCTCCGTGGTATGGAGCGTGCACTTGCGGAATTCCCGCAGGTCCGCGCCGGTCTGATGCTCATGCTCGACCGCCGTCTGCCGAAAGAAGTGAACGCCATCATCGTCCGCAAAGCCATCAAATACAGAAGCCGCGGTGTGGTGGGTATCGACATTGCAGGACCGCTCAAGAAAGGCGAGGTGTTTAACTATGCTGAATATGCCGATCTCTATGCCGAAGCCCGCGCCAATGGCCTGAAAACCACAGTGCATACAGGTGAGGATGGAACCGCTGAGGAGATGAACCACGTCATCGACGTGCTCCCACTCGACCGTCTCAATCATGGTTTCCGCGCCTACACCGATCCTGCGCTCATGAAGAAAGTCCGCGACAAGAACCTGACCATGTGTTTGTGTCCCACGTCCAACCTCAGTGTCGGATTCATCAAGGACGGCGCGCACCTGAAAGAAGTACTCCAGACACTCTGGAAGAACGAGGTGAAGTTCTGCATCAACACCGACAATCCGTCGATGCTGCGCACGAACCTCACGAAGGAAATCGACCTGCTCCGCCAGTACGATATTTTCGATGAAGATCAGATCGATCAGCTCACCCGCTGGGCGTTTGAATGCACGTTCATTCCGACGGAACCCGGTCGTAATCTTTACCTCTAA
- a CDS encoding cupin domain-containing protein: protein MKGFHANIETKTLGNDHFRHVLYTAEHSQLVVMSLQPGEEIGMEVHEENDQFFRCEKGQGTCVIDDNEYEIRDGSGFIIPAGARHNLINTSATDAMKLYTIYSPPHHKDGVIHQTKKDAETSEEEFEGKTTE, encoded by the coding sequence ATGAAAGGATTCCACGCAAACATCGAGACGAAAACACTCGGCAACGATCATTTTCGACATGTTCTCTACACTGCAGAGCACAGCCAATTGGTTGTGATGAGTCTGCAGCCGGGGGAGGAAATCGGTATGGAGGTGCATGAGGAAAACGATCAGTTCTTCCGCTGCGAAAAAGGGCAGGGGACGTGTGTGATTGATGACAATGAGTATGAAATACGGGACGGTTCAGGCTTTATTATTCCCGCCGGTGCACGCCACAATCTCATCAATACATCTGCTACTGATGCGATGAAGCTCTACACTATCTATTCTCCGCCACATCATAAGGACGGAGTGATCCATCAAACCAAAAAGGATGCTGAAACGAGTGAGGAAGAATTCGAGGGGAAGACAACGGAATAA
- a CDS encoding CTP synthase — protein MIPPKKESPETSTHTRFIIVTGGVCSSLGKGIAAASIGAILKTCGLKIFVQKLDPYLNVDPGTMSPFQHGEVFVTDDGAETDLDLGHYERFIDEPMSKLSTVTTGKIYTDVLARERKGDFLGGTIQVVPHITDAIKGVITNAASKTNADVMMVEIGGTVGDIEGEPFLEAIRQLRNDLGPQRLFHVHLTLLPYLKGSKELKTKPTQLSVRELRRIGLQPDMILARADYKIADDLLDKISTFCGVDRAAVIPAPTLHSIYDVPLGLNNYNIAQIIGKKLDLGELHPDMTEWEEGKKRHEQVTKDVKIALVGKYTNLEDAYLSVIESIKAAAVFDGAKVELLWVDSEKLEKEDEETWNLLKSADGIVVPGGFGKRGIEGKIKAAKYARTEKVPYLGLCLGSQILAIEFARDVLGDKTLTSEEFDEEDTLTPDKYVVHFLPGQHKGKEKGGTLRLGAYDCKLVPGTKAHALYGADMISERHRHRYEFNQSFHKDLEKNGLIFSGSNPDTGLMEIVEIKNHPFMMGSQFHPEFKSRPHRPHPLFAGFMHAVVAK, from the coding sequence ATGATTCCACCTAAGAAAGAATCGCCGGAAACGAGCACACATACACGCTTTATTATCGTCACCGGAGGAGTCTGCAGCTCACTTGGAAAAGGCATCGCCGCCGCATCCATCGGAGCCATTTTGAAAACGTGCGGATTGAAAATCTTTGTGCAGAAACTCGATCCCTATCTGAACGTGGATCCGGGAACCATGAGTCCGTTCCAGCATGGAGAAGTATTTGTGACAGACGACGGAGCAGAGACAGACCTGGACCTTGGCCACTACGAGCGTTTTATTGATGAACCGATGAGCAAGCTCAGCACGGTCACAACCGGAAAGATCTACACCGATGTCCTCGCGCGCGAACGCAAAGGGGATTTCCTCGGGGGAACCATTCAGGTGGTACCGCATATTACCGATGCTATCAAAGGAGTGATTACGAACGCAGCCAGCAAAACGAATGCCGATGTGATGATGGTGGAGATTGGCGGAACCGTGGGAGACATTGAAGGAGAGCCGTTCCTGGAAGCCATCCGCCAGCTTCGCAATGATTTGGGTCCACAGAGACTCTTCCATGTGCATCTCACACTGCTGCCGTACCTCAAAGGATCCAAAGAACTGAAGACCAAGCCGACGCAGCTCTCTGTCCGCGAACTCCGTCGCATCGGCCTGCAGCCGGATATGATCCTTGCGAGAGCGGACTACAAGATTGCAGATGATCTTCTGGATAAAATCAGTACCTTCTGTGGTGTGGATCGTGCTGCAGTGATTCCCGCTCCCACGTTGCACTCCATTTACGATGTCCCATTGGGATTAAACAATTACAATATTGCGCAGATCATCGGCAAAAAGCTGGATCTTGGCGAACTGCATCCGGATATGACTGAATGGGAAGAGGGAAAGAAGCGCCATGAACAAGTAACGAAAGATGTGAAGATCGCGCTGGTCGGAAAGTATACAAACCTCGAAGATGCATATTTGAGCGTGATCGAATCCATCAAGGCTGCTGCCGTGTTTGATGGTGCGAAAGTCGAACTGCTGTGGGTGGACAGTGAGAAGCTGGAAAAGGAGGATGAAGAGACGTGGAATCTGCTCAAATCCGCAGATGGAATTGTGGTGCCGGGAGGGTTTGGAAAGCGCGGCATCGAGGGAAAGATCAAAGCGGCAAAATATGCGCGTACCGAAAAAGTGCCGTATCTGGGACTCTGCTTGGGATCCCAGATTCTCGCGATTGAATTTGCGCGTGATGTGCTGGGAGACAAGACACTGACCAGTGAAGAATTTGATGAAGAAGACACGCTCACGCCGGACAAGTACGTGGTGCACTTCCTGCCGGGTCAGCACAAAGGAAAGGAGAAGGGGGGCACACTCAGACTTGGTGCATATGATTGCAAGCTGGTACCGGGCACAAAGGCGCATGCGCTCTATGGTGCAGACATGATCTCCGAGCGCCACAGACACCGCTACGAATTCAATCAGTCATTCCACAAAGACCTGGAAAAGAACGGTCTGATTTTCTCCGGAAGCAACCCCGATACGGGGCTGATGGAAATTGTCGAAATCAAGAATCATCCGTTCATGATGGGAAGCCAGTTCCACCCGGAATTCAAGAGCCGCCCGCACAGGCCGCATCCGTTGTTTGCAGGGTTTATGCATGCGGTGGTGGCAAAATAA
- the rsmA gene encoding 16S rRNA (adenine(1518)-N(6)/adenine(1519)-N(6))-dimethyltransferase RsmA has translation MATLADTIRLFCKKQKLVMNTDLGQHFLVDSQILEKILEAADIQKDETILEIGAGIGILTHELLRRTKHVTTIEIDAHLVPLLHAYIKAQGENKVPTVIQGNALNVAFPTTPYKIVANIPYHITSPLLRHAFLEGTQSPKSLTLLIQREVAEKICDTKDAGILTIVVALFGCPRIVVNVPPAAFMPPPKVESAVLHIDCFEKPLADKDTMDRVFALTKLAFSQKRKMLRNTLGSLPNGDAMMEACGIEPTRRPQTLSIDEWIRLAQYR, from the coding sequence TGGTTGATAGCCAGATTCTGGAAAAAATTCTGGAGGCGGCAGATATTCAGAAAGACGAAACTATCCTGGAAATCGGTGCAGGTATCGGCATCCTCACGCATGAGCTGCTCCGCAGAACCAAACATGTGACCACAATCGAAATCGATGCACACCTGGTTCCCCTGCTGCACGCATACATCAAAGCACAGGGTGAAAATAAAGTGCCGACGGTTATTCAGGGCAATGCACTCAATGTTGCCTTCCCGACCACGCCCTACAAAATTGTCGCAAACATTCCCTATCACATCACATCCCCTCTCCTGCGACACGCGTTTTTGGAAGGCACACAGTCACCCAAAAGTCTGACACTTCTGATCCAGCGCGAAGTCGCGGAGAAAATCTGTGATACGAAAGATGCAGGCATCCTGACCATTGTCGTCGCACTCTTCGGTTGCCCGCGCATTGTCGTGAACGTACCGCCTGCCGCCTTCATGCCGCCGCCCAAAGTGGAGTCGGCCGTGCTCCACATTGATTGTTTTGAAAAACCACTCGCGGACAAAGACACGATGGACCGCGTATTCGCTCTGACCAAACTCGCATTCAGCCAGAAGCGAAAGATGCTCCGGAACACACTCGGCAGTCTGCCAAACGGCGACGCGATGATGGAAGCCTGCGGCATTGAACCGACCCGCAGACCGCAGACTCTTTCCATAGACGAATGGATCAGACTCGCACAGTACCGGTAA
- a CDS encoding dihydroorotate dehydrogenase has protein sequence MNLSQTILGVDFSNPTVLASGIMGITSSSWKYCAENGAGGITTKSLWLHEHKGHRNPTIISTDYWTLNAVGVPDAGPEKAREEIGAYNKDKPVPLIGNIIAESIENYALTAEAILPLGVDFLEVNISCPNIEDEFGRPFACSAADASSVTKAVKKVSGKTPVFIKLSPNVENIGAIARACAEAGADGFTLINTVGPGMAIDLRSRMPILANKTGGMSGRAIKPIAVRCTADVYAATEGKLPIIGTGGVYTGEDALELMLAGASLIGVGTALSARGIDVFQKICDEMQLWCTNEGVWEVSDMIGGMHKQLTSRP, from the coding sequence ATGAACCTCTCCCAAACCATCCTCGGTGTCGACTTCTCAAACCCGACTGTTCTCGCGTCCGGGATTATGGGAATTACGTCCTCGAGCTGGAAGTATTGCGCAGAGAACGGAGCAGGAGGCATCACCACAAAATCTCTGTGGCTCCACGAACACAAAGGTCACAGAAACCCGACCATCATCTCGACGGATTACTGGACGCTCAATGCAGTTGGTGTGCCGGATGCCGGACCCGAAAAGGCGAGAGAGGAGATTGGTGCATATAACAAAGACAAGCCTGTGCCGCTTATCGGCAACATCATTGCGGAATCGATCGAAAACTATGCACTGACTGCGGAGGCAATTCTGCCGCTCGGGGTGGATTTCCTGGAAGTGAACATCAGCTGCCCGAACATTGAAGACGAATTCGGCCGCCCGTTTGCATGTAGTGCGGCGGATGCCTCGAGTGTGACAAAGGCGGTGAAGAAAGTATCCGGAAAAACGCCGGTCTTCATCAAGCTGTCCCCAAACGTCGAAAACATCGGAGCTATTGCGCGTGCCTGTGCCGAAGCCGGTGCTGACGGATTTACGCTTATCAACACCGTCGGTCCGGGCATGGCGATCGACCTCCGCAGCCGCATGCCGATCCTGGCAAACAAGACCGGTGGAATGTCGGGTCGTGCCATCAAGCCCATCGCTGTTCGCTGCACCGCTGATGTCTACGCTGCAACGGAAGGAAAGTTGCCGATCATCGGAACGGGAGGCGTATACACAGGCGAAGATGCTCTTGAACTGATGCTGGCGGGCGCCTCGCTTATTGGCGTTGGCACCGCACTCTCCGCACGCGGAATCGATGTCTTCCAGAAAATCTGTGACGAAATGCAGCTCTGGTGCACGAACGAAGGAGTGTGGGAGGTGAGCGATATGATTGGTGGCATGCACAAGCAACTTACTTCCCGTCCGTAA